From the Leptospirales bacterium genome, one window contains:
- a CDS encoding DoxX family protein, producing MLSINGKALPPKKGEKLYLILAYVVGVLFTLSGAMKLSSQQQPIQMFSEVLHFPLWFMYLTGVGETLGGLLLFVRILRLPASLTLALIVVGAIAAHIATGTYPMIAAALILMVLCLLIYRHRYQQLLAELAAEQGG from the coding sequence TTGCTATCGATAAATGGCAAAGCACTGCCCCCGAAAAAGGGAGAAAAACTGTATTTGATTCTGGCCTACGTCGTCGGCGTACTGTTTACGCTGTCCGGCGCGATGAAACTGAGCAGCCAGCAACAACCGATTCAGATGTTCAGCGAGGTCCTGCACTTTCCGCTGTGGTTCATGTATCTGACGGGCGTTGGCGAAACGCTTGGCGGACTGCTGCTATTTGTAAGGATTCTGCGCCTGCCGGCCTCGCTGACCCTGGCCTTGATCGTGGTTGGCGCCATCGCCGCCCACATTGCGACGGGAACTTACCCGATGATTGCCGCGGCATTGATCCTGATGGTCCTTTGCCTCTTGATCTACCGGCATCGTTACCAGCAATTGCTTGCAGAGCTGGCGGCTGAGCAGGGCGGCTGA
- a CDS encoding FAD-dependent monooxygenase — protein MLGIYALLLIQFAVKNAPGLIVGAGPTGLTLANLLARNGVSFRLLDRNAGPGTQSRALVVHARTLELFRSIGLADRAIARGRKSLGILLHANGRRVAQIDIGAVRRLNTPYPFVLILSQADTENILLEGLAQTAASVDWNCELLKVAREGDGFAVEYRNAAGIHSAAYPWLIAADGARSVVRHQLGLPFEGGSYEQSFVLADAELSGYRGGDRLSFFLTAQGPAAVLPMAGDLFRIISIVRENEIGDHPSAAEVEKLLQMRSLQPDLRVLQAHWISVYRIHHRRIASFQMGNCFFAGDAAHIHSPAGGQGMNTGIQDAWNLAWKLAFVLRGLARPQLLESYHAERFPAAEDLLRTTDALFSGAVRGGAVGAWLRLFVFPRAAALLSRIEALRRRVIWRLSQLAIHYRGGPLSSGQGSFRRQAPAPGDRMPSGEIVDGEGKSLDLLDLAPPAHMLLLCYEHQAGPTSESFAAAVRSLSMVRPVHLRKAAVDAADSFRVSAALDRRLQLQEGAVLLVRPDGYIGFRSSRPDATALLRYLDQIGIIIGQS, from the coding sequence GTGCTGGGCATCTATGCACTTTTGCTGATCCAATTTGCCGTGAAGAACGCGCCGGGTTTGATCGTTGGCGCCGGACCTACCGGCCTGACCCTCGCCAATCTGCTGGCGCGAAACGGCGTCTCTTTTCGGCTCCTCGACCGCAATGCAGGACCGGGGACACAATCGCGCGCACTCGTAGTGCATGCTCGAACGCTGGAACTTTTCCGAAGCATTGGGTTGGCAGACCGCGCCATCGCTCGCGGTCGAAAATCGCTGGGCATCCTGCTGCATGCCAATGGCCGGAGAGTCGCGCAAATCGATATCGGCGCCGTACGTCGTCTGAATACGCCCTACCCTTTTGTTTTGATTCTATCACAGGCCGATACCGAGAACATTCTGCTGGAAGGTCTTGCACAAACAGCCGCCTCGGTGGACTGGAATTGCGAACTGCTCAAGGTCGCCCGCGAGGGCGATGGATTTGCCGTTGAATATCGCAATGCCGCCGGAATCCATAGCGCTGCATATCCCTGGCTGATTGCGGCCGACGGCGCTCGCAGCGTGGTTCGTCATCAGCTTGGTCTTCCCTTTGAGGGCGGAAGTTATGAACAATCCTTTGTACTTGCTGATGCCGAACTCTCCGGCTACCGCGGCGGGGATCGACTGAGCTTTTTTCTGACGGCGCAAGGTCCGGCGGCTGTGTTGCCCATGGCCGGCGATCTTTTCCGCATTATCTCGATTGTTCGTGAAAATGAGATCGGCGATCATCCGAGTGCGGCGGAGGTAGAGAAGCTTTTACAGATGCGTTCCTTACAGCCGGACCTTCGCGTATTGCAAGCGCACTGGATCTCTGTCTATCGCATCCATCATCGACGCATTGCGTCTTTTCAAATGGGCAACTGCTTCTTTGCCGGCGATGCGGCGCACATACACAGTCCGGCAGGCGGCCAGGGGATGAATACCGGCATTCAAGATGCGTGGAACCTGGCGTGGAAACTGGCCTTTGTACTGCGCGGTCTTGCGCGACCACAATTGCTGGAGAGTTATCACGCCGAGCGTTTTCCGGCTGCGGAGGACCTATTGCGCACGACGGACGCGCTTTTTTCAGGCGCCGTTCGCGGCGGCGCCGTAGGCGCCTGGCTGCGGCTTTTTGTATTTCCGCGCGCCGCGGCCCTGCTTTCACGTATCGAAGCGCTTCGCCGGCGCGTTATCTGGCGGCTATCACAGCTGGCAATTCACTATCGAGGCGGACCGCTTTCCAGCGGACAGGGCTCATTTCGACGCCAGGCGCCAGCGCCCGGCGATCGAATGCCATCTGGAGAAATTGTGGATGGCGAGGGTAAGTCGCTCGATCTGCTGGATCTGGCGCCGCCAGCGCATATGCTGTTGCTGTGCTACGAACATCAGGCGGGACCGACCAGCGAATCATTCGCAGCTGCCGTACGAAGTCTATCCATGGTGCGCCCGGTTCACTTGCGCAAAGCGGCAGTCGACGCCGCCGATAGCTTCCGGGTCTCTGCCGCTCTCGATCGCCGGCTGCAACTGCAGGAGGGCGCCGTATTGCTGGTTCGACCTGACGGCTACATCGGCTTTCGTTCCTCCCGACCGGACGCAACTGCGCTGCTGCGTTACCTGGACCAAATCGGCATCATCATTGGCCAAAGCTAA
- a CDS encoding SRPBCC family protein, whose product MHRSHFLLSAVLLFSLLSIALTHCSGAPAGLQVPPADASHGDWVDYYIAAYSQDAHPSDRSQAYPRPWPEGYDPASNPVYTHNEIFINAPPARIFQLLLSANDWSRYYENAHQLQILTQSDGHPLARLGPGVKFDWSTFGATIHAEITEFEQDRVLAWNAFNEGTPVIGAYHRWILVPQNNGTLLITEECNNAQSPAVVRWLINALFAATGHGTALPAAHQHWLNLLKEQAESQR is encoded by the coding sequence ATGCACCGTAGCCATTTCCTTCTGTCCGCCGTTCTTCTGTTTTCACTCCTTTCAATTGCCCTGACGCACTGTTCCGGCGCTCCTGCCGGCCTGCAGGTTCCGCCAGCCGACGCTTCTCACGGAGACTGGGTAGACTACTACATCGCCGCCTACTCTCAGGATGCTCATCCCTCCGACCGCAGTCAGGCGTATCCCAGGCCCTGGCCGGAAGGCTATGATCCAGCCAGCAATCCTGTCTACACGCACAACGAGATCTTTATCAACGCGCCACCCGCTCGGATTTTTCAGCTATTGCTGTCGGCCAACGATTGGAGCCGTTATTACGAAAATGCCCATCAACTTCAGATCCTGACACAGAGTGATGGCCATCCGCTGGCGCGTCTTGGCCCGGGCGTGAAGTTCGATTGGTCGACCTTTGGCGCAACGATCCATGCGGAGATCACCGAATTTGAACAGGACCGGGTCCTTGCCTGGAACGCCTTCAATGAAGGAACGCCGGTCATTGGCGCCTACCACCGCTGGATACTTGTGCCGCAGAACAACGGAACGCTGCTGATCACCGAGGAATGCAATAATGCACAATCGCCGGCTGTGGTCCGCTGGCTGATCAATGCGCTCTTTGCCGCAACGGGTCACGGCACGGCATTGCCTGCCGCTCACCAGCACTGGCTGAATCTCCTGAAAGAGCAGGCCGAATCGCAGCGCTGA
- a CDS encoding FIST C-terminal domain-containing protein yields METFNFYYENPEQLRAELAARKIAGGPGLLVQVFSGIADERHTAQLIQTIRQLLPETAILGATTAGEILDDQVSDQRVVLSIARFRNARVRSALAPCDKRSMRQVGLEMAAALLPELHEKEQKVFVVFASGTDQTDLGTPDLLRGIYESRPDVPLAGGVAANAIGFDENLGRSADLGVTYVFTEQGLTARGAAGACIVGPGLQIHRDVNLGWKTIGKKMRITRVLAEGAGSRVFEIDGLPAAQVYRKYFGDQVAEGLPLTAINFPFIVRRDQLEIAATPIVVYEDKSILYNELLMEGESIQFGFGEPGLVLNESMRIARSIADYPHSIEGMFVYSCATRRRQLDHVAASELKPFHNIAPMSGFLTGGEFFRTESENRIIRQTMTILSLSEAPPAPDHVRPEIPEAAESKSIDSMLAIQTLVQRMTEELEEEQKRSENLLLNVLPGSIAARLKAGDTTIAERFEDASVLFADLVGFTELSSRHPPEEVVRLLSDIFSSFDLLVEKHGLEKIKTIGDAYMVAGGIPDPVADHAARCARMALDMLEEIERFRAGGRSFLNIRVGLHRGPIVAGVLGSKKFAYDLWGDTVNIASRMESSGQPGRVHVSAAVQRSLGPAFVFEERGEIQVKGKGLMHTFFLLGERSAAVV; encoded by the coding sequence TTGGAGACTTTCAATTTCTACTATGAAAACCCGGAGCAACTGCGCGCCGAACTGGCGGCGCGCAAGATCGCCGGCGGGCCCGGGCTGCTGGTGCAGGTTTTCAGCGGCATTGCCGATGAGCGGCATACCGCGCAATTGATCCAGACGATTCGTCAGTTGCTTCCAGAAACGGCGATCCTTGGCGCCACCACGGCCGGCGAAATCCTCGATGATCAGGTAAGCGATCAGCGCGTCGTGCTTTCCATTGCTCGCTTTCGCAATGCAAGGGTGCGAAGCGCTCTGGCCCCTTGCGACAAACGCAGCATGCGACAGGTTGGTCTGGAAATGGCGGCGGCGCTGCTGCCAGAGCTTCACGAAAAGGAACAGAAAGTATTTGTGGTCTTTGCCAGCGGTACGGATCAGACCGATCTGGGCACGCCCGATCTGCTGCGCGGCATCTACGAAAGCCGTCCCGACGTGCCGCTGGCCGGCGGCGTGGCTGCCAATGCCATTGGCTTTGACGAGAACCTTGGTCGTTCGGCCGATCTGGGCGTAACCTACGTCTTTACGGAGCAAGGGCTGACAGCGCGCGGCGCAGCAGGCGCCTGCATCGTCGGTCCGGGACTGCAGATCCATCGTGATGTTAATCTGGGCTGGAAGACCATTGGCAAGAAGATGCGCATCACTCGTGTGCTGGCGGAGGGCGCCGGCTCGCGCGTTTTTGAAATCGACGGACTGCCCGCGGCGCAGGTCTATCGCAAGTACTTTGGCGACCAGGTGGCGGAGGGTTTGCCGCTGACGGCGATCAACTTCCCTTTCATTGTCCGCCGCGATCAGCTGGAGATTGCCGCCACTCCTATCGTCGTATACGAGGATAAATCGATTCTTTACAATGAACTTTTAATGGAAGGAGAGAGCATCCAGTTTGGTTTTGGCGAACCAGGATTGGTATTGAACGAGTCGATGCGCATCGCCCGATCGATTGCCGACTATCCGCATTCGATCGAAGGGATGTTTGTTTACTCCTGCGCCACCCGCCGACGCCAGCTGGACCACGTCGCTGCCAGCGAGCTCAAGCCCTTTCACAACATTGCGCCAATGTCGGGATTCTTAACCGGGGGGGAATTTTTCCGTACGGAAAGCGAAAATCGAATCATTCGCCAGACGATGACAATCCTTTCCCTTTCCGAGGCGCCGCCGGCCCCCGATCATGTGCGGCCTGAAATCCCCGAAGCCGCTGAAAGCAAATCGATCGATTCCATGCTGGCCATCCAGACTCTGGTGCAACGGATGACGGAAGAGCTGGAGGAAGAGCAAAAGCGCTCGGAGAATCTGTTGCTCAACGTGCTGCCAGGCAGCATTGCCGCGCGCCTGAAGGCCGGCGATACGACCATCGCCGAACGCTTTGAGGACGCCTCCGTTCTTTTTGCCGATCTTGTTGGCTTCACCGAACTGTCCTCGCGCCATCCGCCGGAAGAAGTGGTGCGCTTGCTGAGCGACATTTTCTCTTCATTCGACCTGCTGGTGGAAAAGCACGGACTGGAAAAGATCAAAACGATCGGCGACGCCTACATGGTTGCCGGCGGCATTCCCGATCCCGTTGCAGACCACGCGGCGCGTTGCGCTCGCATGGCTCTCGATATGCTGGAGGAGATTGAACGATTTCGCGCCGGCGGCAGATCCTTCTTGAATATTCGGGTCGGCTTGCACCGCGGTCCAATTGTAGCCGGCGTCCTTGGCTCCAAAAAATTTGCCTACGATCTATGGGGAGACACAGTCAATATTGCCAGTCGCATGGAATCTTCCGGTCAACCCGGACGGGTGCACGTCAGCGCTGCCGTCCAACGGAGCCTGGGACCAGCTTTCGTCTTTGAGGAGCGAGGAGAGATTCAGGTCAAAGGCAAGGGCTTGATGCACACCTTTTTCCTGCTCGGCGAGCGCAGCGCCGCCGTAGTTTGA
- a CDS encoding amidohydrolase family protein, whose protein sequence is MRTCSAFLRALALPALLLFVCTAPDLVRLPTSPASRILIRNVRVFTGASAADALENADVLLEGERIVRVSTTRLSADGAEIIDGQGKTLLPGLSDCHTHITGGMIVPWKMTLLPTPEFNLQAALYSGITAVWDMGGKSVPEMNALRARVEAGELAGPMIFHSGIAFTARGAHPVPYLTFVRDNLPFFLHPFVPRVAAELGDDNVSSSMEALLADRPDFVKVYVDRIPEQSPLMSDELLKRVVGIAHQRGLPTVFHIGANDNLRAMLDAGGDGAAHNVYKERLDARLAARMKMQNVYVIPTIVAWHNYNLVISDRSFRHYTPLEWETMEPAHRAAVLDPHPEDVITRPEWRAYNEKQRQYASNLYPNLRIMHAAGVTILAGSDAPNYMLAVGGSLHTELQHMVAAGMSPGEALIAATSAPAAVLGRIRRTEQDFGQVREGYLANLLLVNGNPMQDIRATQQIAEVFFRGRRVDRKSFAGAPLPAAAP, encoded by the coding sequence ATGCGAACCTGTTCCGCCTTTTTGCGCGCGCTTGCCTTGCCGGCGCTTTTACTTTTTGTCTGTACGGCGCCGGATCTGGTGCGGCTGCCAACCTCGCCGGCCAGTCGAATCCTGATTCGAAACGTGCGCGTCTTCACTGGCGCTTCAGCTGCTGACGCCCTTGAAAATGCTGACGTGCTGCTGGAGGGCGAGCGCATCGTACGCGTTTCTACAACGCGCCTATCGGCCGATGGCGCCGAGATCATTGACGGGCAGGGCAAGACGCTGCTGCCGGGGCTCTCCGATTGTCATACGCACATCACTGGCGGGATGATCGTTCCCTGGAAAATGACGCTCCTGCCTACGCCGGAGTTCAATCTGCAGGCGGCGCTCTACAGCGGCATCACCGCGGTGTGGGACATGGGCGGAAAGAGCGTGCCAGAAATGAATGCGCTGCGCGCGCGCGTCGAAGCCGGCGAACTGGCCGGCCCGATGATCTTTCACTCCGGTATTGCTTTCACGGCGCGCGGCGCGCATCCTGTTCCTTACCTCACGTTTGTGCGTGACAATCTTCCTTTCTTCCTGCACCCCTTCGTGCCGCGAGTGGCTGCCGAATTGGGGGATGACAATGTTTCTTCCAGCATGGAGGCGCTGCTTGCCGATCGGCCCGACTTTGTTAAGGTCTACGTCGATCGTATTCCTGAGCAATCGCCGCTGATGAGCGATGAGCTTTTGAAACGCGTGGTCGGCATTGCCCATCAGCGCGGATTGCCCACGGTATTTCACATTGGCGCCAATGACAACCTGCGCGCGATGCTTGATGCCGGCGGCGACGGCGCCGCGCACAATGTTTACAAAGAGCGCCTGGATGCGCGGCTTGCGGCGCGCATGAAAATGCAAAATGTTTATGTGATTCCAACGATTGTCGCCTGGCATAACTACAATCTGGTAATCAGCGACAGAAGCTTCCGGCACTATACGCCACTGGAGTGGGAGACCATGGAGCCAGCGCACCGCGCGGCGGTGCTTGATCCTCATCCCGAGGACGTGATTACCCGTCCGGAATGGCGCGCCTACAATGAGAAGCAGCGTCAGTATGCCAGCAACCTCTATCCCAATCTGCGCATCATGCACGCCGCTGGCGTGACGATCCTTGCCGGTTCTGACGCGCCTAATTACATGCTGGCCGTCGGCGGTTCGTTGCATACTGAACTGCAACATATGGTCGCAGCTGGAATGTCGCCAGGCGAGGCGCTGATTGCGGCCACCTCGGCGCCGGCTGCTGTACTTGGAAGAATTCGCCGCACGGAACAGGACTTCGGTCAGGTGCGCGAGGGCTACCTGGCAAACCTTCTGCTGGTCAACGGCAATCCGATGCAGGACATTCGCGCCACACAGCAGATTGCCGAGGTCTTCTTTCGCGGTCGTCGCGTAGATCGAAAGAGCTTTGCCGGCGCTCCATTGCCTGCAGCCGCGCCCTGA